CGAAGCAGGGGCTCGCTTGATTGTGGATGCGCCGTGACATTTGAGATTTCAGATCGATTCGAGCATCCGGATGACCTCCTGAGCAAAGCAGTTCGCATCCTTCGGCCAGCGCGCGGTGATCAGGTTACGGTCCCTCACGACAAAGGGAATCCAGGGCGCCTTCCCTTTCCGAAAGTCGGAAGGGGCTTGCAGGCTGTCTTTGATCTCGTCTTCCACGTAGGCCGGGTAAGTCCGGTAGTAGCCCCCGAGCTTCCAAAACGTGAGGTAGAACCCAGTGCGTTCGAGGCTCTTGAGCAAGCCAGTCACCTGACGCCCGTACAGGACGCTCCTGCCCGTAGTGGGATCGAGGGTTCGAGCGAGGACGATGAGGCCATGGCAGATGGCCGCCACGGGCTTGTTCGCCTGGAAGAACCCCAGGACCTTCTCTCGTAGTACGCTGTTTTCCAGGTACTGTTTCATTCCCGACGCATGCCCGCCGGGCAGGAGCAGGGCGTCGAACTGGGACGGGTCGATGTCTCGGTAGCGGATGGGATGCAGGAAGGCCGTGGTCTGGCGCATCCTGTCGTAGCAGGCCACTGCCTCCGGCTTGGCGCCCAGCTGGCCAAAAATAACACCGCTGATGAGGAGCGGGTCGGCTGCAGCAACTCGCCCATGCTCGGTCGAGAAGACTGTCTCATAGCCTTGCTCGGTAAACCGGCTCCAGGGGATGGATACTTCCGTCACGTCGAAGTCGTGATCAGGCAGCGGAATTAGCACACGGGGCATGGATGCTGGTCTCATTTCTCACGAGAAGGGGCTTTCCTTTCTTTCGATGCGGGCGCGGAAAAAATGTGGCTTCATTCCTAATTCCCTAAGGTGACATGAGCGCTCGCTTGGGGTAGACACGAGAATGGAGCGGCATTTCCATGAAGTTAGACGCGAGGGTCGATGAGCGCCGAAGAACGTGAAGCCAAGCAACGCATGATCGCCTATGCCAGGCAGTCGCTGGCCAAGGATGCGAGACTTCTCGATCTGCGCTTCGAAGCGGGGAGCTCCAGCTGGCAGGCCTCTGCCGTCAGCAAGGCGGCGGGCGTCATCGAGGTCGTTGCCATCAAGGAGAACGGCCAGTGGAGCTTCTCTTCCTCAAAGCCGACCAAGCACCTCTCTCGTGCGATGATCGGCACCCGGATCGAAAACGAGGGGCTCGGTAAGTTGCTCGTCCGGCTCGCCGTCGTCGCGGTCATCGTCGGAGGTGCTTACGTGGCCCTGCCTCACGTCCAGGCCGCCTTGAAGCAACTCCCGGTTGCGGGCTTTTCGCCGCCTGCCGCGCCGGCGCAAGCTCCGCTGGGTGCTTCGCTCAATTCCAAGCTTCTCGATTCGGCGAACGGGCTCGCCAATGACCCAGTT
Above is a window of Pantanalinema sp. DNA encoding:
- a CDS encoding type 1 glutamine amidotransferase domain-containing protein; this translates as MLIPLPDHDFDVTEVSIPWSRFTEQGYETVFSTEHGRVAAADPLLISGVIFGQLGAKPEAVACYDRMRQTTAFLHPIRYRDIDPSQFDALLLPGGHASGMKQYLENSVLREKVLGFFQANKPVAAICHGLIVLARTLDPTTGRSVLYGRQVTGLLKSLERTGFYLTFWKLGGYYRTYPAYVEDEIKDSLQAPSDFRKGKAPWIPFVVRDRNLITARWPKDANCFAQEVIRMLESI